CTTTGGAAGCGAGGTTAGGTCATCGAGATATATAGGGTAATAGACCACCCTCGACCTCGTCAGTTGAGTTGCAAAGGACTAGGCGAATCAGGGAATTGCAGCACAGGCGGCTTGTGTTTCTCTTCGAAGCGAAGAGTCCTGAGGGCATCCAGGGTGGCTTTGGCCACATTAGCTGGATTACGGGCGCCGAGACCGCTTAAGCCGCGTCTGCCAACGCCGCGTTCATCCGCTGAATGGCCTCGTCAACCTCGCCGGTGCTCTTGAAACCGATAACGACTGCGTCTAATTCGGGGCGCGACATGGCAAACCGGATGGATTTTTCGCGGTCTTCAGCCTGTATGAATTCCCCATTGCCGATGATCTTCATGCCGATGATACCACGGCCCTTGGCTCGCATGGTTTGGATTTCAGCCAATACAGGGGCCAGGTCGTGGCCTGGTTCATTCCAGGTTTCAGCCATGCCATCGATGTGGTTTGCCTGGGGATTGACCCGGACCAGGTGCACCTCGGTCCAAGTTGAATTCGTGGCGGCGCGGAGAGCCGGAAGGCTGTGACACGAAACGCCTTTGGCCAAAATCCACTTCTTCTGCTTTGCCTCGTCAAAGCCATCCATGATACGTTTCCAATTGTCGGTCCAGCTGTCTTTAACCATGCAATGGATGAGCATGCTATCGACGTAATCGGTGTCGAAGACTTTGCGGTGGTGATCGATTGCTGCCAAGACATCCTGGGGTTGGCCGGGGACTTTGGACTGGATGAACAGCTTCTCGCGGGGCAGGCCCTTGATTGCGCCGCCCAGCCACTGGAAGGTCTGGTAGCTTTGGGCGCAATCCAAATAGGTAATGCCCTGGTCATACGCATGGTGGATGAGCCGGTTGAAACCTTCCTGGCCCAAGGCGTGCTGCACCTGGCCGCTGTTGCTGCCCGTGCCGAAGCCCAACCGGCTCAGGTGGAGACCGGTCTGGCCCAGCGCCACCCGGTCCACAGCGGTGCGTCGCGCCCGAGGACGCACTGCGGAACAGGCACTCAAGACCAGCCCACCGGCGGCGGCAGCGGATCGTTCGAGGAATTGACGGCGGCTAAGAGTTTTGGTTTTCATAGTTTGGTTCTCGATGAGGTTTGAGCCACTGTAATCCCTTACTCCTGAATGTGCAACGGAAAGCGCTTATACCCTGTAATCGGTTAGTGACGGCGGGCGCTGCCGCCTAAAGGCGGCGTTCCGCGCGTCCGGAACGCCGGCTTCAGCCGGCAGCCCCGTAGTCACTGAGGCATTACTATACCCTGTGGGCGAAAACAGGTTTGACTTCGGACGAGAGGCGAGGGCTTGTATTGCACGTTTTATGACAACAATCCGCACGGTTGCGTCTCTCTCGCGCTTTCAACAGCTTCGGCGCCTTGTAGCCGGTTTTATCCTCCTGTTGGGGCCGCTGGCAGTGCTCGGGGGCGGCGTCTCGTCCGGGCATCTCTCTGATTATATTCGCCCATTCGTCGGCACGCAGGGCGAAGGCAACACGTATCCGGGTCCCTCCGCACCCTTCGGAATGGTTCAACTCGGACCGGATACGGACCGGGATTTATGGGAAACGGCATCGGGCTACGAATACTCCGACACCTCGATTATGGGTTTTAGCCTGACGCATCTGACCGGCACAGGGATTCCGGATTTGGGAGATTTCCTGTTCATGCCGCAGGTTGGCGCGCCGAAGCTTGTGGCCGGGACGAAGGCAGACCCGGACGCGGGCTATCGGGGGCGCTATTCGCATGAGCAGGAAGAGGCCTCGGCGGGTTATTACAAGGTCAAATTGCTGAACAACGATGTCACCGTCGAGCTGACGGCCGGGGAACGGGCGGGGATGATGCGCTTCACGTTCCCTCAAAGTGACGAGGCCTGGATCATGACCGACATGCAGCATTTCCTGAGCGGCAAACGCTTCCATTTGATTTGGTCTCACCTGCGGGTCGAGGACCGCTCAACCA
The window above is part of the Verrucomicrobiia bacterium genome. Proteins encoded here:
- a CDS encoding aldo/keto reductase, coding for MKTKTLSRRQFLERSAAAAGGLVLSACSAVRPRARRTAVDRVALGQTGLHLSRLGFGTGSNSGQVQHALGQEGFNRLIHHAYDQGITYLDCAQSYQTFQWLGGAIKGLPREKLFIQSKVPGQPQDVLAAIDHHRKVFDTDYVDSMLIHCMVKDSWTDNWKRIMDGFDEAKQKKWILAKGVSCHSLPALRAATNSTWTEVHLVRVNPQANHIDGMAETWNEPGHDLAPVLAEIQTMRAKGRGIIGMKIIGNGEFIQAEDREKSIRFAMSRPELDAVVIGFKSTGEVDEAIQRMNAALADAA